Proteins encoded by one window of Candidatus Saccharibacteria bacterium:
- a CDS encoding glycosyltransferase: MQINSHQPSLKLSIIGPTTPYRGGIVQYNTDLADSLKKLAKIDLFSFKKQYPKFLYPGNTDYQEIKKISKDIYYTLDSNNPLSWQRTIIMIKNQNPDAVLINWWTLFWQPAFWYISKKLQKSGIPVVFICHNLYDHDVTILGQKIPDKVLRITSERLLKVADGYLVHSSIDAQHLTKVIGKFNKPIITRSLPSPTGLPKPTNKKVINKKLELLFIGFIRPYKGVDILIEAYSKLSQVDRDRIHLNIVGETWGNKDQLINQLDQLNISHNLTYVSTQE, from the coding sequence ATGCAAATCAACAGCCATCAACCCAGTCTCAAATTATCAATCATTGGTCCCACTACACCTTATCGTGGTGGGATAGTCCAATATAATACTGACCTAGCAGATAGTTTAAAAAAACTAGCGAAAATTGATCTATTCTCTTTCAAGAAACAATACCCGAAATTTTTATATCCTGGAAATACAGACTACCAGGAAATCAAAAAGATCTCTAAAGATATTTACTATACCCTAGACTCCAATAACCCACTATCTTGGCAAAGAACAATCATTATGATCAAGAACCAAAATCCAGATGCTGTATTAATCAATTGGTGGACTCTATTTTGGCAACCTGCTTTTTGGTATATATCAAAGAAGTTACAGAAATCTGGCATTCCAGTAGTATTCATCTGCCACAATCTCTACGACCATGATGTTACTATCCTTGGCCAGAAAATACCCGATAAGGTACTAAGAATTACTTCTGAAAGACTACTCAAGGTGGCTGATGGCTACCTTGTACATAGCTCAATAGATGCACAACATTTGACAAAAGTTATTGGTAAATTCAATAAACCAATCATAACAAGAAGTTTACCTTCACCTACTGGCTTACCAAAACCAACCAACAAAAAAGTTATTAACAAGAAATTAGAGTTACTTTTTATCGGATTTATTCGCCCCTACAAAGGGGTAGATATTCTTATTGAAGCTTACTCTAAGCTCTCTCAAGTAGATCGTGACAGAATTCATCTCAACATTGTTGGTGAAACCTGGGGTAATAAAGATCAGCTCATAAATCAACTAGATCAACTTAATATTTCCCATAACCTAACCTATGTATCTACCCAAGAAA
- a CDS encoding flippase-like domain-containing protein gives MISQLIHNKKIRNATISGVVILTISIFGLYLYSNPDTLSILSNLSIVTLIKLTAAFTLTIVANSLILHFTLSYLDKKTPLIDNLFLTGYSSIVNFFGPLQSGPGFRAIYLNKKYQVKYRQFINATFIFYLFFALINCLILIITGLSQYPKIVIASSSIAIFIPLIVYAIDQRSGKSRSLKVKGYLGNLKPYNQSLWMIGLMTGLLVLASSLVYHIELSAISSNPINYKQSLIYTGAANLALFVSLTPGAIGFRESFLVLSQRLHGIATQDIIAASIIDRAYYVIFLFMIFVLILVAKHYNKINYLIRFNKSKKHQ, from the coding sequence ATGATTTCTCAACTGATCCATAATAAAAAAATTCGTAATGCTACAATCTCAGGAGTAGTTATCCTGACAATCAGCATTTTCGGGCTATACCTTTATAGCAACCCTGATACTCTCTCAATCCTTTCTAATCTTTCTATAGTAACCCTTATTAAACTTACTGCAGCTTTTACGTTAACTATTGTAGCAAACTCTCTAATTCTTCATTTCACCCTCTCCTATCTGGATAAGAAAACGCCACTGATTGATAATCTTTTTTTGACTGGATATTCTTCTATAGTTAACTTTTTTGGACCCTTACAAAGCGGTCCTGGCTTTAGAGCAATCTATTTAAATAAGAAATATCAGGTAAAGTACAGGCAATTTATCAATGCTACTTTTATATTTTATTTATTCTTTGCTCTTATTAATTGCTTAATCCTGATAATTACGGGGCTCTCACAATACCCAAAAATAGTCATTGCCTCTAGCTCAATAGCTATTTTTATTCCACTAATCGTTTATGCCATAGATCAGCGTAGTGGTAAATCAAGATCCCTAAAGGTCAAGGGCTATCTAGGCAATCTAAAACCCTACAACCAAAGCCTTTGGATGATCGGTTTAATGACTGGCCTGTTGGTACTGGCTAGCTCATTGGTCTATCATATAGAATTATCCGCCATCAGCTCTAACCCAATTAATTATAAGCAATCTCTAATCTATACAGGAGCAGCAAATCTGGCACTCTTTGTATCTCTGACTCCAGGGGCAATCGGTTTTCGAGAATCTTTTTTAGTATTAAGCCAAAGATTACACGGAATAGCTACTCAAGATATCATTGCAGCCAGTATTATTGATCGAGCATATTATGTGATTTTTCTTTTTATGATCTTTGTCTTGATTCTTGTTGCAAAACATTACAATAAAATTAATTATCTAATCAGATTTAATAAATCAAAAAAACACCAATAA
- a CDS encoding glycosyltransferase family 2 protein, with amino-acid sequence MKLFIQVPCLNEEKTLGLVLESIPKKITGIDQIEVLVIDDGSSDDTIDVAKYYGVKHFVKHKRNMGLARSFHDGVDYALKHGADIVVNTDGDNQYPQSMIGELVKPIIDLQADIVIGDRQTAQITDFSGFKKIMQRFGSWLVNQAAQTDLPDAASGFRAYSRYSLYRINIITEFSYCMETIIQAGNKHLKIVSIPITTNPKTRESRLFKNIWQHMFKSASAILRSYIMFHSKKVFGRLAIIFLILGGIPFIRYALYTIQGKGDGHLQSLIFGSTMLIGSLLSVSLLIIADMLQTNRTLTEDQLERIKKLQYEDQ; translated from the coding sequence ATGAAGTTATTCATCCAGGTACCCTGTCTCAACGAGGAGAAGACATTGGGTCTAGTCTTAGAATCCATACCAAAAAAAATTACTGGCATAGATCAAATTGAAGTCTTAGTGATAGATGATGGGTCATCTGATGATACTATCGATGTAGCAAAATATTATGGTGTAAAACATTTCGTCAAACACAAACGCAATATGGGTCTTGCTCGCAGCTTCCATGATGGGGTTGATTATGCCCTAAAACATGGAGCTGATATAGTCGTCAATACTGATGGAGATAATCAATACCCCCAATCAATGATTGGCGAACTGGTAAAGCCGATCATTGACCTTCAGGCCGATATCGTAATAGGAGATAGGCAAACAGCTCAAATCACTGATTTCTCTGGGTTCAAAAAAATCATGCAACGCTTTGGCAGCTGGCTAGTTAACCAAGCAGCCCAAACGGATCTACCGGATGCAGCAAGTGGGTTTAGGGCTTATTCGCGATATTCGCTTTATAGAATCAATATAATTACAGAGTTTAGCTACTGCATGGAAACTATCATTCAAGCTGGTAATAAACATCTCAAGATTGTTAGTATTCCTATTACCACCAACCCAAAAACACGAGAATCAAGATTGTTCAAGAATATTTGGCAACATATGTTCAAATCTGCCTCTGCAATTTTGCGTAGCTATATCATGTTTCATTCCAAGAAAGTATTTGGTAGACTTGCTATAATATTTTTGATTCTAGGGGGCATTCCCTTTATTCGCTATGCCCTGTATACAATTCAAGGAAAAGGAGATGGACACCTTCAGTCATTGATATTTGGTTCTACAATGTTAATTGGATCACTATTATCAGTTTCACTTTTAATCATTGCCGATATGCTACAAACCAACCGTACCCTGACTGAAGATCAGCTTGAAAGAATCAAAAAATTGCAATACGAAGATCAGTAA
- a CDS encoding UDP-glucose/GDP-mannose dehydrogenase family protein, with amino-acid sequence MSRLNVNKTPTITILGAGYVGLTTGAILAQSGYQTYLVEPNQERLDIIRSGKSFFYEKGLDRLIQEGLNKKMLLPTDSYSLSVSQSDIIFSCVGTPDNPDGSSNLDYIFEAAKTTLEYIKRDTIYVQKSTVPVGTGYRLIDIFNQSSFTIDYLSNPEFLREGTAIADSLYPDRTVIGGNNANAINSLIKVYKQIESSRQIITKLTGIDQQSKTCQYITTEINSAELIKVTANAFLAMKISFANSIAILSDRVNADVVEIMDGIGSDLRIGSAFLRAGRGYGGGCFPKDVSGLISSAKEYGIDLALMQSTQAINANMPKYIIDKLKDQLTTLNNKQIIILGLSFKSGTSDTRKSPGIAMANICATNQARVTVFDPVVDKNNLNDLDSRIQIISSISEIPKSPDAIIVATEWPEFCNLTPSQIIALLGKKGLLVDAINAYDPKLLVKHHIQYLGVGRRL; translated from the coding sequence CACCAACTATCACTATCTTAGGAGCTGGCTACGTCGGACTGACTACTGGGGCAATCCTAGCTCAGTCTGGATATCAAACCTACTTGGTAGAACCCAACCAAGAACGTTTAGATATCATAAGATCGGGTAAATCTTTTTTCTATGAAAAAGGTTTGGACAGATTAATCCAAGAAGGCTTAAACAAAAAAATGTTATTACCGACTGATTCTTATTCTTTATCCGTATCACAATCAGATATCATATTCTCTTGCGTAGGCACACCAGACAACCCAGATGGTAGCTCAAATCTAGATTATATTTTTGAAGCTGCCAAAACTACACTAGAATATATCAAAAGAGATACAATCTACGTCCAAAAAAGTACCGTACCGGTGGGTACCGGTTATCGTCTAATTGACATTTTTAACCAATCTAGCTTCACTATTGACTATCTATCGAACCCTGAATTCTTGCGTGAAGGCACTGCTATAGCAGATAGCCTCTATCCAGACCGTACAGTCATAGGGGGTAACAACGCCAACGCTATTAATAGCCTGATCAAGGTCTACAAGCAAATCGAGTCAAGCCGTCAAATCATTACAAAACTAACTGGAATTGATCAACAAAGCAAAACTTGTCAATATATCACTACAGAGATAAACAGTGCCGAACTGATTAAAGTAACAGCAAATGCCTTTCTAGCTATGAAAATTAGTTTTGCTAACTCAATTGCCATATTATCTGATAGGGTTAATGCTGACGTAGTAGAGATAATGGATGGCATTGGATCAGATCTACGTATAGGTTCTGCTTTTTTGAGAGCTGGACGGGGTTATGGTGGTGGTTGTTTCCCAAAAGATGTTAGTGGCCTGATCTCTAGTGCCAAGGAATATGGCATTGATCTTGCACTAATGCAATCTACTCAAGCAATCAATGCCAATATGCCCAAATATATTATCGACAAGCTCAAGGATCAATTAACCACTCTAAATAATAAACAAATTATCATACTGGGCTTATCGTTCAAGTCGGGCACAAGTGATACAAGAAAATCACCCGGTATTGCAATGGCCAACATTTGTGCAACAAATCAAGCTAGGGTAACAGTATTTGACCCAGTAGTCGACAAGAACAATCTTAATGATCTTGACTCAAGAATTCAAATAATTAGCTCTATATCCGAAATTCCCAAGAGTCCCGATGCAATCATTGTCGCAACTGAATGGCCAGAATTTTGCAACTTAACACCATCCCAGATAATAGCTTTGTTGGGCAAAAAAGGTCTGCTAGTAGATGCCATCAATGCTTATGATCCCAAATTACTAGTCAAACACCATATTCAATATCTGGGAGTAGGTAGAAGACTGTAG